The window CCGCTCCGTTGGCGGAAACTTTCAGCAAGAAATTGGTGATGAATGGCGTGGTGTAATCGTCGAGAACGTCGATTTCCTGGCCGGTATGAAACGGCTCGCCTTCTATACCCTCAATCCCCATCTGAAAGATTCACCCGTCCCGGAGGATAACGAATGAAGAAATATGCTCTTCTGCTGCTGGCTGGCCTGACCCTGAGTGCCTGTGGCAGTGCGCCCGGACAGGTCTCCGGTAGCAGGGTTTCTCTGGGTGTGAGCGCTGACGACTCCGGCTCCACTGTTACCGTGACCCGGACTGTTACGCCTGCCACCCCTGGAACGCCCGCCATACCACCCTCGGAGGGTAATCCGAATGGTACACCTGCCGTTCCTCCGACTCCTGAAAAAATATCTTTTGCGGTTAGTGACGCTGGGCCCGTAAACTTTACATTCATGACTCGCCCTGGGTCGGATGCTGCATACATCACCGGCTGGCGGCTAACGGCCTATACCATCAACGGTAGAGCTGTACCCGTATCTGGCGACGTCAACAAATTGGATATCTATGTTCCGTCTGGCTACACCTGTCCTGAACGAGCCAGCTTGCCCAACTATCAATCTTGCCAGCAATACACTGCAGACCTACAGCAGCGCACCGACGTCCAGCCTGCCAACGGCCTTCCCATCAGTGGATTGGGCATTAACTTCGCTGGAGGCTTAGTTTCAACAGTTAAGGCGAATCTGGCCGACGCATCCAGCAGCATTGATATAGAATTCTTCGGCCAGAGTAGTAACGGCGCACCGGTATCAGTCAAGGCAACGGGCATTTCAAGCCAAGGGTACAAAGCGGGCGATTGAGCGATTGGAGCCGAAAGAGGAGGTGGAGGCTGATGATGGCCTCCACCTCCTCTTTTTCAGCCTGACTCAGAACTTGATCGTGTACTCCGCAAACCCGTCGTCGCGCGTCTTGAGCAACGTCGCTCCGGCCGGGGCGAACTTCTGCGCGTTGGGGCTGCTGACGTACAGCAGCGTCGCGCCGGGGATGGGGGTCAGTTTCCAGTTGCCGTCGGCGCTGGGGTTGACCGTCTTCTGCTCAGTGAAGTAGGCGATCAGGGCCTGGCGGGTCTCGTCCGGCGATTCGAGGACGATGTTCTTGCCGTTCAGGCCGGGGAACTTGCCACCCCCGCTGGCACGGTAGTTGTTGGTGGCGACGACGAACTTCTGCTCTGGGTCGATAGGCTTGCCCTGGTACATCAGGTTCTTGATGCGGTGGGCGTCCGGGTTCACCAGTTTGGCGTCCATGTCGTAACGGCTGGGCTGAGACACGTCAATCTCGTAGGTGACGCCGTCGATCACGTCGAAATTGTAGGTGGGGAAGGCGTCGTTGACCAGCGGCTGCGGCTCGGTCTTCTTGGGGTCGATCTGGTTGAACTGCCCCGCGCTGCGTTCCAGCCATTCCTGAAGCTGCGCGCCCGTGACCTCCACCGCCTGCACGGTGTTGGGATACACGTACAGGTCCGCCACGTTCTTGATCGCCAGCGTGCCGGCGGGAATGTCGGTGTAGTAACTGGCCCCGCCGCGTCCACCGGCTTTGAAGGGCGCGGCGGCGCTCAGCACCGGCAGGTCCTTGTACTCGGTGCCCACCAGCGCAGCCTTGACGTAGGCGATCTGGGCATTGCTCACGAGCTGCACGCTGGGATCATCCTGCACCAGCGCCCAGTAGGAGTTGATGGGCGTCGCCAGTTCGGCCACCGTACCGCGCACGTAGGCCAGCGTGCCCTCGTGGGCGGCCTTGACCGCGCCTGCGATGGCGGGGTCCGGCGTGATCAGGCTCTTCTTGGCGGCCTTGTCCCAGATGGGCCGCACGGCGGCCTTGCCGGCCGTGACCTTCCAGTTGTTGCCCTGACGCTGCAGGGTCAGGTCCACGATGCCCAGGTCACTGCCCCAGAAGCTGGCCATCACCACGGGCTTGCCGTTGATGGTGCCGTTGGTGATGTCCGCGCCGGGGATGTCCTTGTAGACCGGACCGGGGAATTCCTGGTGGCTGTGGCCGCTGAGCACCACGTCGATGCCGTCGATCTTGGTCAGCTCTGTCGAGGCGTTCTCCTGGCCCGGCTGGTAGTCGGCGGCCAGTCCGCTGTGGGCAATCGCCACGATGATGTCCGCGCCGCGCGCCTTCATCTCGGGCACGAACTTGCGGGCAGTTTCCACGATGTCGCGGGTGGTGGCCTTGCCCTCCAGATTGACCTTGTCCCAGTCGACGATCTGCGGGGGCGTCAGGCCCAGCACGCCCACATTCAGGTAGTACGGGCGCCCATAGGTGTCGTGCACCAGCTTGCGCTGGATCAGGTAGGGCGTGAAGGCGTTCTTGTCGTTGTCAGGGTTGCCGTCGCCGTCCTCGACATAGACGTTGGCGTTCACGATGGGCATGGGCGCGGCGGCGACCACCTGTTTCAGGAAGGGCAGCCCGTAATTGAACTCGTGGTTGCCCAGGTTGCCCGCGTCGTACTTCAGCAGGGCCATCGCTGCGTGCATCGGGTGCATCTGGCCCGGCTCCAGCGGCTTGACCTTGGCCACGTAGTCGCCCAGCGGCGTGCCCTGGATCAGGTCACCGTTGTCGTACAGCAGGGTGTTGCGCTTTTCCTCGCGGGCCTGCTTGATCAGGGTGGCGGTGTACTCGAAGCCGAACTCGCCGGTGGGCTTGTCCTGGTAGTAGTCGTAGCCCAGCGCGTTGGCGTGCAGATCGGTGGTTTCCAGAATACGGAGGTTGACCGTCTGCGCGCCCGCCGCGCCCAGGCTGCCCAGCAGCAGCGCCGCCATTAAAGCCAGAGAATTGTGTTTATTCACGCCGTTCAGAATACGCCCCCCGGCGGGGGAAGTGTCTGTGACATGGAACAAATGGCCCCAGGGCCGGTGCGGTATGGCCCATCCCGCCAATGCACTTTCACGCCAGATGCGCTGGCCCCAGTTCCCGCGCCGCGTGCGCGCCCAGCAAACCCAGCGTCAGGTCGAACTCGGCCACCACGTTGCGGATCACCTCGGCCACGCCCGCCTCGCCCGCCAGCGCCAGTCCGTAGGCGTAGGGGCG is drawn from Deinococcus radiopugnans ATCC 19172 and contains these coding sequences:
- the cpdB gene encoding 2',3'-cyclic-nucleotide 2'-phosphodiesterase — translated: MAALLLGSLGAAGAQTVNLRILETTDLHANALGYDYYQDKPTGEFGFEYTATLIKQAREEKRNTLLYDNGDLIQGTPLGDYVAKVKPLEPGQMHPMHAAMALLKYDAGNLGNHEFNYGLPFLKQVVAAAPMPIVNANVYVEDGDGNPDNDKNAFTPYLIQRKLVHDTYGRPYYLNVGVLGLTPPQIVDWDKVNLEGKATTRDIVETARKFVPEMKARGADIIVAIAHSGLAADYQPGQENASTELTKIDGIDVVLSGHSHQEFPGPVYKDIPGADITNGTINGKPVVMASFWGSDLGIVDLTLQRQGNNWKVTAGKAAVRPIWDKAAKKSLITPDPAIAGAVKAAHEGTLAYVRGTVAELATPINSYWALVQDDPSVQLVSNAQIAYVKAALVGTEYKDLPVLSAAAPFKAGGRGGASYYTDIPAGTLAIKNVADLYVYPNTVQAVEVTGAQLQEWLERSAGQFNQIDPKKTEPQPLVNDAFPTYNFDVIDGVTYEIDVSQPSRYDMDAKLVNPDAHRIKNLMYQGKPIDPEQKFVVATNNYRASGGGKFPGLNGKNIVLESPDETRQALIAYFTEQKTVNPSADGNWKLTPIPGATLLYVSSPNAQKFAPAGATLLKTRDDGFAEYTIKF